A genome region from Anaerobacillus alkaliphilus includes the following:
- the gdhA gene encoding NADP-specific glutamate dehydrogenase: MPTVQEIQKEHLNNAAQYVNDVFEKVKLRNQGESEFHQAVKEVFDSLIPILAQDPKYIQQNILERLVEPERVISFRVPWVDDKGIVQVNRGFRVQYNSAIGPYKGGLRFHPSVNASIIKFLGFEQIFKNSLTGQPIGGGKGGADFDPKGKSDQEIMRFCQSFMTELAKYIDPDTDVPAGDIGVGAREIGYLFGQYKRIRGGYPAGVLTGKGLGYGGSLARTEATGYGTVYFVQEMLKDKGDSFEGKKVIISGSGNVSIYAIEKAQELGATVVACSDSNGYIYDERGINLATVKQIKEIDRKRISEYLTYHPEAEYHEGCSNIWLIPCDIALPCATQNEIDETSAKLLVANGVKAIGEGANMPSTLEAMDIFLANGVLFGPAKAANAGGVAVSALEMSQNSMRLSWTFEEVDAKLHEIMKNIYRSSVAAAEQYGKSGNLVVGSNIAGFKKVADAMIAHGVI; the protein is encoded by the coding sequence ATGCCTACAGTTCAAGAGATTCAAAAAGAACACTTAAACAATGCAGCACAGTATGTAAATGACGTCTTTGAAAAAGTAAAGCTTAGAAATCAAGGAGAGTCAGAATTTCACCAAGCTGTAAAAGAAGTATTTGATTCCTTAATTCCGATACTTGCTCAAGACCCTAAATATATTCAACAAAATATCCTCGAGCGTCTCGTAGAGCCTGAGCGTGTCATTTCTTTTCGAGTTCCGTGGGTGGACGATAAGGGGATCGTTCAAGTAAATCGTGGATTCCGAGTACAGTACAATAGTGCAATAGGACCTTACAAAGGTGGTTTACGGTTTCATCCTTCTGTAAATGCTAGCATCATTAAATTTCTAGGCTTTGAGCAAATCTTCAAAAACTCCCTTACTGGTCAACCAATTGGTGGCGGTAAAGGTGGAGCTGATTTTGACCCTAAAGGGAAATCCGATCAAGAAATTATGCGTTTTTGCCAAAGCTTTATGACTGAACTTGCCAAATATATCGATCCCGATACGGATGTTCCTGCTGGTGATATTGGTGTTGGGGCAAGGGAAATTGGCTACCTGTTTGGACAATACAAACGGATTCGAGGCGGCTACCCTGCTGGTGTGTTAACAGGTAAAGGGTTAGGATACGGAGGTAGTTTAGCTAGAACAGAAGCAACTGGATACGGTACTGTCTACTTTGTACAGGAGATGTTAAAAGACAAAGGTGATAGCTTTGAAGGAAAAAAAGTTATTATCTCTGGTTCTGGTAACGTATCAATCTATGCGATTGAAAAAGCACAAGAGCTTGGAGCAACGGTAGTCGCTTGTAGTGATTCCAACGGATATATCTATGATGAACGAGGAATTAACCTTGCGACAGTTAAACAGATCAAAGAAATCGACCGAAAACGAATTAGTGAGTATCTAACCTATCATCCTGAAGCTGAATACCATGAAGGTTGCTCGAACATTTGGTTAATCCCTTGTGACATTGCCCTACCATGTGCGACTCAAAATGAAATTGACGAAACCTCTGCCAAGTTATTAGTGGCCAATGGAGTAAAAGCAATTGGGGAAGGGGCAAATATGCCTTCTACTCTTGAAGCGATGGATATTTTTCTTGCAAACGGGGTACTATTTGGACCTGCTAAAGCAGCAAATGCAGGCGGGGTAGCTGTGTCAGCATTAGAAATGTCACAAAATAGCATGAGACTTTCTTGGACGTTTGAAGAAGTTGATGCAAAACTACATGAAATCATGAAAAACATTTATCGAAGCAGTGTTGCTGCTGCCGAACAGTATGGTAAATCCGGAAACTTAGTTGTCGGTTCAAATATTGCAGGCTTCAAAAAAGTTGCCGACGCGATGATTGCT
- a CDS encoding LysR family transcriptional regulator has translation MELRQIQYFIEVAKREHVTDAANNMHIAQSAVSRQIYNLEQELGVELFIREGRNVKLTPIGRVFLEHMKEAMQVIENAKREVEEFLDPKCGTIRIGFPSSLANYTLPTVISAFREEFPLVKFKLIQGTYHYLTDAVINGEIDIAVLGPVPKESKKLKSEVLFQEKLVALLPSNHPLAENRSISLSDLREDQFVLFPTGFILREIVISACKQNGFQPTISFEGHDIDAIKGLVSAGLGVTLVPEITLIDNHPRSTVKVRVTEPEVTRSVGVIIPKERELLPTEKLFYNFLRNFFAMLGGFNK, from the coding sequence ATGGAATTAAGACAGATACAATATTTTATTGAAGTTGCCAAAAGAGAGCATGTGACAGATGCTGCGAATAACATGCATATCGCTCAATCTGCAGTAAGTCGGCAAATATATAATTTAGAACAAGAGTTGGGAGTGGAACTATTTATCCGTGAAGGACGAAATGTAAAGTTAACTCCAATAGGAAGAGTTTTCTTAGAACATATGAAGGAAGCAATGCAAGTGATTGAAAATGCCAAACGGGAGGTAGAGGAATTCTTAGATCCAAAATGTGGGACAATTAGAATTGGTTTTCCTAGCAGTCTAGCGAATTATACGTTACCAACAGTTATTTCGGCTTTTCGTGAAGAGTTCCCATTGGTGAAATTCAAACTAATCCAGGGCACATATCATTATTTAACAGATGCAGTAATCAATGGGGAAATTGATATAGCGGTACTTGGACCAGTTCCAAAGGAATCGAAAAAGCTGAAGAGTGAGGTCTTGTTTCAAGAAAAGCTTGTAGCGTTACTGCCTTCGAATCACCCACTAGCAGAAAATCGGTCGATTTCACTTAGCGATCTTAGAGAAGATCAGTTTGTCCTTTTTCCAACTGGATTTATTTTACGTGAAATTGTTATCAGTGCTTGTAAACAAAATGGGTTTCAGCCAACCATATCTTTTGAAGGGCATGATATTGATGCAATAAAGGGCTTAGTATCAGCAGGATTGGGAGTAACATTAGTACCTGAAATTACCCTTATTGATAACCACCCACGTTCAACAGTCAAGGTACGGGTGACCGAACCTGAGGTGACTAGATCTGTAGGAGTCATTATTCCTAAAGAACGAGAGCTATTACCAACAGAAAAGCTATTTTATAACTTTCTAAGAAACTTTTTTGCAATGCTTGGTGGTTTTAATAAATAA
- a CDS encoding CarD family transcriptional regulator: MFSIGDKIFYPMHGAGIIEAIEEKEVLGEKRLYYIMSLSVGKMQVMIPTEKTSKLGIREVVNSSVLEKVFHLLSSDVDSNQPVHPNQRYRHNMDKMKTGDIYEGAQVIRDLSRSSKKKPLGTSDKMMLNNARNILISELVLVQNMEENQATDYINTVINQ; encoded by the coding sequence ATGTTTTCAATAGGTGACAAGATTTTCTACCCAATGCATGGCGCTGGTATCATTGAAGCCATAGAGGAAAAGGAAGTCTTAGGAGAAAAACGGCTTTACTATATTATGAGTTTATCTGTTGGAAAAATGCAGGTAATGATACCTACTGAAAAAACATCTAAACTAGGAATTAGAGAAGTTGTTAACTCAAGTGTCTTAGAAAAAGTATTTCATCTTCTTTCAAGTGATGTCGATTCTAATCAACCAGTTCATCCTAACCAGAGGTATCGCCATAATATGGATAAAATGAAAACTGGAGATATTTATGAAGGTGCACAAGTTATTCGCGACCTAAGTCGTAGTAGCAAAAAGAAACCACTTGGAACAAGCGATAAAATGATGTTAAACAACGCTAGAAATATCCTTATCAGTGAACTTGTTCTCGTTCAGAACATGGAAGAAAACCAAGCAACTGATTATATAAATACCGTCATTAATCAATAA
- a CDS encoding PQQ-binding-like beta-propeller repeat protein, whose protein sequence is MKRYIKYGVCLTLLIQGCSSVTIYNPTDVATIAREQQLIHKSKMFGDNRSIIEVVKGDLSIIDFELEVVGERDLEYTDEEAQSFPEIYTEIEGVLTFRGNHYRTSPSYGTIGSGVSYELESVWNFQTQTSPRWGGGSGWTGQPSIVKWEPEVKKIMNVFEKFKEKEEFVEVIYGSLDGSVYFFELETGEKTRDPIRIGNPIKGSVAIDPRGYPLLYVGDGIPQKSPFGQRIFSLIDSTELYFQKGEDPFAYRDWGAFDGSPLINRLTDTLVSGGENGIFYKTKLHTKFDIDKRTISVDPRPMKYRYKIQENYYQGIENSVAVYRNLAFFSDNGGSVQALDLMTMEPYFALAPIDDTDSTIVIDLEGKQPFIYTSTEVDIVGKDGNAHIRKINGLTGDVVWDVEYPAFFYDGVNGGVLATPVIIDQLVIYAVARYKQRYSGLMVALNKDTGEEVWRWEMPHYAWSSPVNVKTEEGYTYIIQADSVGNLHFIDAISGAIIHQINLGSNIESSPAVFNDMLVVGTRGGKFHGVKIHPK, encoded by the coding sequence TTGAAAAGATATATAAAATATGGGGTATGTTTGACGTTACTTATCCAAGGGTGTTCATCCGTAACCATCTATAACCCTACTGATGTAGCAACAATTGCGAGGGAACAACAGCTTATTCATAAAAGTAAAATGTTTGGCGATAATCGTTCTATCATCGAAGTAGTAAAGGGTGATCTCTCTATCATCGATTTTGAATTAGAAGTCGTTGGAGAACGGGATCTTGAGTATACAGACGAAGAAGCTCAATCTTTTCCAGAGATATATACAGAAATTGAGGGAGTTTTAACTTTTCGCGGAAACCATTACCGAACGTCGCCTTCCTATGGAACGATTGGGTCTGGTGTCTCATATGAATTAGAGTCAGTCTGGAATTTTCAAACTCAAACAAGTCCAAGGTGGGGCGGAGGGTCGGGATGGACAGGGCAACCAAGTATTGTGAAGTGGGAACCAGAAGTGAAAAAGATCATGAATGTTTTTGAGAAGTTTAAGGAAAAAGAAGAGTTTGTGGAGGTTATATATGGATCATTAGATGGGAGCGTGTATTTTTTTGAACTAGAAACAGGGGAAAAAACAAGAGACCCTATCCGCATTGGAAATCCAATAAAGGGAAGTGTTGCAATTGATCCTAGGGGCTACCCACTTCTTTATGTTGGCGATGGGATTCCGCAAAAATCTCCATTTGGCCAAAGAATATTTAGTTTAATTGATAGTACGGAGCTGTATTTTCAAAAAGGAGAAGACCCCTTTGCCTACCGTGATTGGGGTGCTTTTGATGGTTCGCCTTTAATTAATCGGTTAACAGATACATTAGTTAGTGGTGGAGAAAACGGAATTTTTTATAAGACAAAATTACATACAAAATTTGATATAGATAAACGTACAATATCTGTAGACCCTCGTCCAATGAAATATCGGTACAAAATTCAAGAAAACTATTATCAAGGGATTGAAAACTCAGTAGCAGTGTATCGTAACCTAGCTTTTTTTTCGGATAATGGTGGTAGCGTTCAGGCATTAGACCTAATGACAATGGAGCCCTATTTTGCTTTAGCCCCAATAGATGATACAGACTCGACGATAGTAATAGATCTGGAAGGTAAACAGCCATTTATTTATACTTCGACGGAAGTAGATATTGTTGGAAAAGATGGCAATGCTCATATTCGCAAAATTAATGGTTTAACTGGTGATGTAGTTTGGGATGTAGAGTATCCTGCATTTTTCTATGATGGTGTGAATGGTGGTGTATTGGCAACACCGGTCATTATTGATCAATTGGTGATCTATGCAGTTGCTAGATATAAACAAAGGTACTCAGGATTAATGGTAGCACTAAATAAGGATACGGGTGAAGAGGTTTGGCGTTGGGAAATGCCTCATTACGCTTGGTCTTCTCCCGTGAATGTAAAGACTGAAGAAGGGTATACTTATATTATCCAAGCTGACTCGGTCGGGAATTTACACTTTATTGACGCTATCTCAGGAGCAATCATCCATCAGATAAATCTTGGTTCAAATATTGAATCTTCTCCTGCTGTTTTTAACGACATGCTCGTCGTCGGAACAAGAGGTGGGAAGTTCCATGGAGTGAAAATTCATCCAAAATAA